Proteins from one Streptomyces sp. NBC_00289 genomic window:
- a CDS encoding ABC transporter permease, producing the protein MSAQPSPTATLDKARRAAPSSTLTAAGSQADAPISPRAHLRHTGALIRRNLLWIRQDPESMFDAILFPVIFTLLFVYVFGGSIGQSLGGGQEAYVQYIVPGLMAMMGMNMAQGVGTGFNTDFNSGVMDRFRSLPIGRGSVLFAKIAVELMRMLIATAVLMVIGVLVGFHITNWPGLLASVGLSAVFGSALMWVFLTLGVIMKSAQSVQAMGFLVLMPLQFGSSIFAPTQSMPGWLQTFTDYNPLSSLADAARGLMVGGPVAHGLWVTLAWSVALTAVMAPIAIHKFRTKS; encoded by the coding sequence ATGAGCGCCCAGCCGTCGCCCACCGCCACCCTGGACAAGGCGCGTCGCGCCGCCCCTTCGAGCACTCTCACCGCGGCCGGTTCCCAGGCCGACGCGCCCATCTCGCCGCGCGCCCATCTGCGTCACACCGGCGCGCTGATCCGCCGCAACCTGCTGTGGATCCGGCAGGACCCGGAGTCGATGTTCGACGCCATCCTGTTCCCGGTGATCTTCACCCTGCTGTTCGTGTACGTCTTCGGCGGTTCCATCGGGCAGTCGCTCGGCGGCGGCCAGGAAGCGTACGTCCAGTACATCGTGCCCGGGCTGATGGCCATGATGGGCATGAACATGGCCCAGGGGGTCGGCACCGGATTCAACACGGACTTCAACAGCGGTGTCATGGACCGGTTCCGGTCGCTGCCGATCGGGCGCGGCTCGGTGCTGTTCGCCAAGATCGCGGTGGAGCTCATGCGCATGCTGATCGCGACCGCCGTCCTCATGGTCATCGGCGTCCTGGTCGGCTTCCACATCACCAACTGGCCCGGCCTGCTGGCCTCCGTGGGCCTGTCCGCGGTGTTCGGCTCGGCCCTGATGTGGGTCTTCCTCACCCTCGGCGTGATCATGAAGAGCGCGCAGTCCGTCCAGGCGATGGGCTTCCTGGTCCTGATGCCGCTCCAGTTCGGCTCCTCGATCTTCGCGCCGACCCAGTCCATGCCCGGCTGGCTGCAGACCTTCACCGACTACAACCCGCTGTCCTCGCTCGCCGACGCGGCGCGCGGACTGATGGTCGGCGGCCCGGTCGCACACGGCCTGTGGGTCACCCTCGCCTGGTCGGTGGCGCTCACCGCGGTGATGGCGCCGATCGCCATCCACAAGTTCCGCACCAAGAGCTGA
- a CDS encoding site-2 protease family protein — protein MTTATTRHSDRRISPVFVGIMAVTAVTGWATWTGFAEQPGVAVFLFVTAAWIVSLCLHEYAHARTALHSGDISVGAKGYLTLNPLKYTHALLSIVLPVIFVIMGGIGLPGGAVFIERGRIQGRWKHSLISAAGPLTNVLFAVVCTAPFWLHALDGVPRDFRFALAFLALLQVTAALLNFLPVPGLDGYGIIEPWLSYKVKRQVEPFAQFGLLFVFALLWVPSVNSVFFDVIDSILRSLGINEFDTYCGQEFYRFWQGTNEFCQVSP, from the coding sequence ATGACCACCGCCACCACCCGCCACAGTGACCGGCGGATCAGCCCCGTCTTCGTGGGGATCATGGCTGTCACGGCGGTGACCGGCTGGGCCACCTGGACCGGGTTCGCCGAGCAGCCGGGCGTCGCCGTGTTCCTGTTCGTGACGGCGGCGTGGATCGTCTCCCTGTGCCTCCACGAGTACGCGCACGCGCGTACCGCCCTGCACAGCGGCGACATCTCCGTGGGCGCGAAAGGGTACTTGACGCTCAATCCGCTCAAATACACCCACGCCCTGCTGAGTATCGTCCTCCCGGTGATCTTCGTGATCATGGGCGGGATCGGCCTGCCGGGCGGGGCGGTGTTCATCGAGCGGGGCCGGATCCAGGGCCGCTGGAAGCACAGCCTGATCTCGGCGGCGGGACCGCTGACGAACGTCCTGTTCGCGGTGGTGTGCACGGCGCCGTTCTGGCTCCACGCGCTCGACGGGGTGCCCCGGGACTTCCGGTTCGCGCTGGCGTTCCTGGCGCTGCTCCAGGTCACGGCGGCGCTCCTGAACTTCCTGCCGGTGCCGGGCCTGGACGGCTACGGCATCATCGAGCCCTGGCTGTCGTACAAGGTGAAGCGGCAGGTGGAGCCGTTCGCGCAGTTCGGCCTGCTGTTCGTGTTCGCCCTGCTGTGGGTGCCGTCGGTGAACAGCGTGTTCTTCGACGTGATCGACTCGATCCTGAGGTCGCTGGGGATCAACGAGTTCGACACGTACTGCGGTCAGGAGTTCTACCGCTTCTGGCAGGGCACGAACGAGTTCTGCCAGGTCAGCCCCTGA
- a CDS encoding BTAD domain-containing putative transcriptional regulator, whose protein sequence is MDPVRYRILGTTQALRPDGTAVPVGGARLRALLAVLALRPGRTVPVRLLVDEVWRDDPPADATGALQALIGRLRRALGADAIASVDGGYRLTAPADDIDLHRFERLAGEGTRALADGDPAKAAVVLDDALALWRGPVLADLPDRTSEVARWESRRLDALRARHAAALALGHADQSLPELIALCDAHPLDESLQALRLRALRDAGRTAQALAAYEDVRRVLADRLGSDPGPELRELHGDLLGSGDTATQPGPESARSEQPAGRPEEAPASTPSAGNLRARLTSFVGREADIEAIRGDLAAARLVTLLGPGGAGKTRLSQEAAETARHAARDGVWLAELAPVDDPDAVPEAVLTAVGARETVLYGAGAEAMRAGADRHDSPVERLAEHCGRRRMLVVLDNCEHVIDAAARLVEELLERCPNLTVLATSREPLGIPGELLRPVEPLPEPVALRLLADRGAAARAGFRIEDDPEAAAEICRRLDGLPLAIELAAARLRMLTPRQIADRLDDRFRLLTSGSRTVLPRQQTLRAVVDWSWELLDEDERDVLGRLSVFAGGCDLAAAEAVCGPVALEALGSLVDKSLVVASPSTNEGREGEMRYRLLETVAEYAGERLEEAGGRADAERAHLTYYRELARTTDPLLRGSGQLAAIGRLEREYENLRTALRHAVALRDEQEGLCLILSLAWYWQMRDLRIEARNWSREVQELGPDPFAPPARPAAPLWERCTDEPFPWTGELLEEARRGAHLVHLACMDTELEAWQTPQAQEKLRVITLTYEPGLPQVCRSPGSYWFFAVMLSGDMSRLSDIIDGSVNTCRTAPGYEWELAASLHMRANMLANRSDWAGDAARDADESLEIYRRIGDLWGTAEALSSRGEANERQGHYLAAAADYEAAREYARRLGARAQQGVLTARLGSALLEAGEFERGEGLLREVIAQRTGPAGEAMSAARLFLAARLGITGRIAEAREQLRLLREEFAIAHFVIFDAIILGAEAALDAADERHEEALTKIRRALKRAADPLSRTIAPHMRSGYLTIAALALAGVDGGGRARDAALCIGAADADLPSSHVPASLEREVRARAGAAARAALGDEEYEAAYAEGGGLSPEEAAALV, encoded by the coding sequence ATGGACCCCGTGCGCTACCGCATTCTCGGCACCACCCAGGCACTTCGCCCCGACGGCACGGCCGTCCCGGTCGGCGGGGCACGGCTGCGCGCCCTGCTGGCCGTGCTCGCCCTGCGGCCCGGCCGGACCGTGCCCGTGCGCCTGCTGGTCGACGAGGTGTGGCGGGACGACCCGCCCGCCGACGCCACCGGCGCGCTCCAGGCGCTGATCGGGCGGCTGCGCCGGGCGCTCGGCGCGGACGCCATCGCCTCCGTGGACGGCGGCTACCGCCTCACGGCCCCGGCCGACGACATCGACCTGCACCGCTTCGAGCGCCTGGCCGGCGAGGGCACCCGCGCGCTGGCCGACGGCGACCCCGCCAAGGCGGCCGTCGTCCTCGACGACGCCCTCGCACTGTGGCGCGGCCCGGTCCTCGCCGACCTGCCCGACCGCACCTCCGAGGTGGCCCGCTGGGAGAGCCGGCGTCTGGACGCCCTGCGCGCCCGCCACGCGGCGGCCCTCGCCCTCGGGCACGCCGACCAGTCCCTGCCCGAGCTGATCGCCCTGTGCGACGCCCATCCGCTGGACGAGTCCCTCCAGGCCCTCCGGCTGCGCGCGCTGCGCGACGCGGGCCGTACGGCGCAGGCACTGGCCGCGTACGAGGACGTACGCCGGGTGCTCGCCGACCGCCTCGGCTCCGACCCGGGACCCGAACTGCGGGAGCTGCACGGGGACTTGCTCGGCTCGGGTGACACGGCGACCCAGCCGGGACCCGAGAGCGCGCGGTCGGAACAGCCCGCAGGGCGGCCGGAAGAGGCCCCGGCCTCCACGCCGTCCGCCGGGAACCTGCGCGCCCGCCTCACCTCCTTCGTCGGCCGGGAGGCCGACATCGAGGCGATCCGGGGTGATCTCGCGGCGGCCCGGCTCGTCACACTGCTCGGGCCCGGCGGGGCCGGGAAGACGCGGCTGTCGCAGGAGGCCGCCGAGACCGCGCGGCACGCGGCACGGGACGGGGTGTGGCTGGCCGAGCTGGCGCCCGTCGACGACCCGGACGCCGTACCGGAGGCCGTGCTCACCGCTGTCGGCGCCCGCGAGACCGTGCTCTACGGCGCCGGCGCGGAGGCGATGCGGGCCGGGGCGGACCGCCACGACAGCCCCGTCGAACGTCTCGCCGAGCACTGCGGCAGACGCCGCATGCTGGTCGTCCTCGACAACTGCGAACACGTCATCGACGCGGCCGCCCGGCTCGTCGAGGAGCTGCTGGAGCGCTGCCCCAACCTGACCGTGCTGGCAACCAGCCGCGAACCCCTCGGAATTCCGGGGGAGTTGCTGCGTCCCGTGGAGCCGCTGCCGGAGCCGGTCGCGCTGCGACTGCTCGCCGACCGGGGAGCGGCGGCCAGGGCCGGCTTCCGGATCGAGGACGATCCGGAGGCGGCCGCGGAGATCTGCCGCCGCCTCGACGGCCTGCCCCTCGCCATCGAACTCGCCGCGGCCCGGCTGCGGATGCTCACACCACGGCAGATCGCCGACCGGCTCGACGACCGTTTCCGCCTGCTCACCTCCGGCAGCCGCACCGTCCTGCCCCGCCAGCAGACGCTGCGGGCCGTCGTCGACTGGTCCTGGGAACTGCTCGACGAGGACGAACGGGACGTCCTGGGCAGGCTGTCGGTGTTCGCGGGCGGCTGCGACCTGGCCGCCGCCGAGGCGGTGTGCGGACCGGTCGCCCTGGAGGCGCTCGGCTCGCTCGTCGACAAGTCCCTCGTGGTGGCCTCCCCCTCCACGAACGAGGGACGCGAGGGGGAGATGCGCTACCGGCTCCTGGAGACCGTCGCCGAGTACGCGGGGGAGCGGCTGGAGGAGGCCGGCGGGCGGGCGGATGCCGAGCGCGCGCATCTGACGTACTACCGCGAACTCGCCCGCACCACCGACCCGTTGCTGCGCGGCTCCGGACAGCTCGCCGCCATCGGACGGCTGGAGCGCGAGTACGAGAACCTGCGCACCGCCCTGCGCCACGCCGTGGCGCTGCGCGACGAGCAGGAGGGGCTGTGCCTGATCCTGTCCCTCGCCTGGTACTGGCAGATGCGCGACCTGCGCATCGAGGCCCGCAACTGGTCCCGGGAGGTGCAGGAGCTCGGCCCCGACCCGTTCGCCCCGCCGGCCCGCCCGGCCGCGCCGCTGTGGGAGCGCTGCACGGACGAACCCTTCCCCTGGACCGGAGAGCTTCTCGAAGAGGCCCGGCGAGGCGCCCATCTCGTCCATCTCGCCTGTATGGACACCGAGTTGGAGGCCTGGCAGACGCCGCAGGCGCAGGAGAAACTGCGTGTCATCACCCTCACCTACGAACCCGGACTCCCGCAGGTCTGCCGCAGCCCGGGCTCCTACTGGTTCTTCGCGGTGATGCTGAGCGGCGACATGTCCCGGCTGAGCGACATCATCGACGGGAGCGTCAACACCTGCCGTACGGCCCCGGGTTACGAGTGGGAGCTCGCCGCGAGCCTGCACATGCGCGCCAACATGCTCGCCAACCGCAGCGACTGGGCCGGCGACGCAGCCCGCGACGCGGACGAGTCACTGGAGATCTACCGCCGCATCGGAGACCTGTGGGGCACCGCCGAGGCGCTCTCCTCGCGCGGCGAGGCCAACGAACGCCAGGGCCACTACCTGGCCGCCGCCGCCGACTACGAGGCCGCGCGGGAGTACGCCCGACGACTCGGCGCCCGCGCTCAACAGGGCGTGCTCACCGCCCGCCTGGGCAGCGCCCTCCTGGAGGCCGGTGAGTTCGAGCGGGGCGAGGGCCTGCTGCGTGAGGTGATCGCCCAGCGGACCGGCCCCGCGGGCGAGGCGATGTCCGCCGCCCGGCTGTTCCTGGCGGCCCGGCTCGGCATCACCGGCCGGATCGCCGAGGCGCGCGAGCAACTGCGGCTGCTCCGGGAGGAGTTCGCGATCGCCCACTTCGTCATCTTCGACGCGATCATCCTCGGGGCGGAAGCCGCGCTGGACGCGGCCGACGAGCGCCACGAGGAGGCCCTCACCAAGATCCGGCGGGCCCTGAAGCGGGCCGCCGACCCGCTGTCGCGGACCATAGCGCCCCACATGCGCTCCGGATATCTGACCATCGCCGCGCTGGCGCTCGCCGGTGTCGACGGCGGTGGCCGGGCCCGGGACGCCGCCCTGTGTATCGGCGCCGCCGACGCGGACCTGCCGTCCTCGCATGTGCCCGCGTCCCTGGAGCGCGAGGTGCGCGCCCGGGCCGGGGCCGCGGCTCGCGCGGCGCTCGGCGACGAGGAGTACGAGGCCGCGTACGCGGAGGGCGGCGGCCTCTCCCCGGAGGAGGCCGCCGCCCTGGTCTGA
- a CDS encoding MFS transporter, which yields MLPDLAPWRASVDFRRLWLSGLVTNFGSFLTFVALPVQMKELTHSAAAVGAIGAVELVPLIVFGLYGGALADAWDKRKLILWTEAGQGLLCAALLLNALVPHPAVWPLYVVAAFSSALGSVQRPALDALTPRIVAHEHLPAAASLNSLRWTVGGVAGPALAGVVVAFAGLGWAYAVDLVTFVVSVVFVMRIAAAPASHASPKPSLRSIAEGARYAWGRKELLGTYAIDLAAMFLAMPLAVLPFLADELHAPWSLGLMYASAPAGALVVSLTSGWTSRVRRHGRMVVLAAALWGLAIAAAGATGNVWLVLFFLAVGGGCDMVSGIFRGAMWNQTIPDELRGRLAGIELLSYSVGPQLGQVRSGGVAAWAGVRTSVWSGGLLCVGAVGLLALCLPGLMTYDVRTNEHAVRLRDQRKAAAPVRG from the coding sequence CTGCTTCCCGACCTCGCGCCCTGGCGGGCCTCCGTCGACTTCCGCAGGCTGTGGCTGTCGGGCCTGGTCACCAACTTCGGGAGTTTCCTGACCTTCGTCGCGCTGCCGGTGCAGATGAAGGAGCTCACACACTCCGCCGCGGCCGTCGGAGCGATCGGCGCCGTCGAACTCGTACCGCTGATCGTGTTCGGGCTGTACGGCGGCGCCCTCGCGGACGCCTGGGACAAGCGGAAGCTGATTCTGTGGACGGAGGCCGGCCAGGGTCTGCTGTGCGCGGCTCTGCTGCTCAACGCGCTCGTGCCGCACCCCGCCGTCTGGCCGCTGTACGTGGTCGCCGCGTTCTCCTCCGCGCTCGGCTCCGTCCAGCGCCCCGCGCTCGACGCGCTCACCCCGCGGATCGTGGCCCACGAGCATCTGCCGGCCGCGGCCTCGCTCAACTCGCTGCGCTGGACGGTCGGCGGGGTCGCGGGCCCCGCCCTGGCGGGCGTGGTCGTCGCGTTCGCCGGGCTGGGCTGGGCGTACGCCGTGGACCTGGTGACCTTCGTCGTCTCCGTCGTCTTCGTGATGCGCATCGCCGCGGCGCCCGCCTCGCACGCGTCGCCGAAGCCCTCCCTGCGGTCCATCGCCGAGGGCGCCCGGTACGCCTGGGGCCGCAAGGAACTCCTCGGCACCTACGCCATCGACCTCGCCGCGATGTTCCTCGCGATGCCGCTCGCCGTGCTGCCCTTCCTGGCCGACGAGCTGCACGCCCCCTGGTCGCTCGGCCTGATGTACGCGTCCGCTCCGGCCGGAGCCCTGGTGGTGAGCCTGACCAGCGGCTGGACCTCGCGGGTGCGGCGGCACGGCCGGATGGTGGTGCTCGCGGCCGCGCTGTGGGGCCTGGCGATCGCCGCCGCCGGCGCCACCGGCAACGTGTGGCTCGTGCTGTTCTTCCTCGCCGTCGGCGGGGGCTGCGACATGGTCAGCGGCATCTTCCGCGGCGCCATGTGGAACCAGACGATCCCCGACGAGCTGCGCGGCCGGCTCGCCGGGATCGAGCTGCTGTCCTACTCGGTGGGCCCGCAGCTGGGCCAGGTCCGCTCGGGAGGTGTGGCCGCGTGGGCCGGGGTGCGGACGTCGGTGTGGTCGGGCGGGCTGCTGTGCGTGGGCGCGGTGGGGCTGCTGGCCCTGTGCCTGCCCGGGCTGATGACGTACGACGTACGGACGAACGAGCACGCGGTGCGGCTGCGCGACCAGCGGAAGGCGGCCGCACCGGTGCGGGGCTGA
- a CDS encoding MFS transporter, producing MSTPAYPVSRIPEAVHRRRWAILGALMLSLLIVVLDNSILNVAIKTISTPAPTGLGATQSELEWAINAYTLVFAGLLFTAGLLGDRLGRKKVLLGGLAVFGIGSALAAFSGSPNELIAFRALMGLGAAFVMPATLAVLMNVFEREEQPKAIGIWAGGVGLAIAIGPITGGVLLDHFWWGSVFLVNVPIVLLALALMLWLVPDSRDPKPGRVDPVGVVLSVVGLVLLVYGIIKGGQLADFTDPQVLATIGAGLAVLVGFVVFEKRSDHPSIDVTYFKNKVFSAAIAAIALVFFALMGVTFFSVFYTQSVRGYSPLQTGLLMLPLAAAQMIFAPRARLLVDRFGNRATTTAGMVIIAAMLAAFAVLDADTPIWLLEVIFFLMGTGMAHIMTPTSVVIMQALPREKAGSASALSNTFRQLGGALGIAVLGSVLSTAYRNGIEDKLGLVPAGLRHTAGESIEATLGVAEKLGPRGQALVGPANDAFLHAMHVTALWGAGVAVVGAVVVALFLPGKPAASQQGENEEELVTAGE from the coding sequence ATGAGTACACCTGCCTACCCCGTCTCCAGGATTCCGGAAGCGGTGCACCGCCGTCGCTGGGCGATTCTCGGCGCCCTGATGCTGAGCCTGCTGATCGTGGTGCTCGACAACTCGATCCTGAACGTCGCGATCAAGACCATCTCCACCCCCGCTCCGACCGGCCTCGGCGCCACCCAGAGCGAGCTGGAGTGGGCGATCAACGCCTACACCCTCGTCTTCGCGGGCCTGCTGTTCACCGCCGGCCTGCTCGGCGACCGGCTGGGGCGGAAGAAGGTCCTGCTCGGCGGACTCGCCGTGTTCGGCATCGGCTCCGCCCTCGCCGCCTTCTCCGGCTCGCCGAACGAGCTCATCGCCTTCCGCGCCCTGATGGGCCTCGGCGCCGCCTTCGTGATGCCGGCCACCCTCGCCGTCCTGATGAACGTCTTCGAGCGCGAGGAACAGCCGAAGGCCATCGGCATCTGGGCCGGCGGGGTCGGCCTCGCCATCGCCATCGGGCCCATCACCGGCGGTGTGCTCCTCGACCACTTCTGGTGGGGTTCGGTCTTCCTGGTCAACGTGCCGATCGTGCTCCTGGCGCTCGCGCTGATGCTGTGGCTGGTGCCCGACTCCCGCGACCCGAAGCCGGGCCGCGTCGACCCCGTCGGCGTCGTGCTGTCCGTGGTCGGCCTGGTCCTGCTCGTCTACGGCATCATCAAGGGCGGCCAGCTCGCCGACTTCACCGACCCGCAGGTCCTGGCGACCATCGGCGCGGGTCTCGCCGTACTCGTCGGCTTCGTCGTGTTCGAGAAGCGCAGCGACCACCCGTCCATCGACGTCACCTACTTCAAGAACAAGGTGTTCTCGGCCGCGATCGCCGCCATCGCCCTGGTCTTCTTCGCACTGATGGGCGTGACCTTCTTCTCGGTCTTCTACACCCAGAGCGTGCGCGGCTACTCGCCGCTGCAGACCGGTCTGCTGATGCTGCCGCTGGCCGCCGCCCAGATGATCTTCGCGCCGCGCGCCCGGCTGCTCGTCGACCGCTTCGGCAACCGGGCCACCACCACGGCGGGCATGGTGATCATCGCCGCGATGCTGGCCGCCTTCGCCGTCCTGGACGCGGACACGCCGATCTGGCTCCTGGAGGTCATCTTCTTCCTCATGGGCACCGGCATGGCGCACATCATGACGCCGACCAGCGTCGTCATCATGCAGGCCCTGCCCCGCGAGAAGGCCGGTTCCGCCTCCGCCCTCAGCAACACCTTCCGCCAGCTCGGCGGGGCCCTCGGCATCGCCGTCCTCGGCTCGGTGCTGTCCACGGCGTACCGCAACGGCATCGAGGACAAGCTCGGCCTGGTCCCCGCCGGGCTGCGGCACACCGCCGGCGAGTCCATCGAGGCCACCCTCGGCGTCGCCGAGAAGCTGGGCCCGCGCGGGCAGGCGCTCGTCGGCCCGGCCAACGACGCGTTCCTGCACGCCATGCACGTCACGGCGCTGTGGGGAGCGGGTGTCGCGGTCGTCGGCGCGGTGGTCGTCGCCCTGTTCCTGCCGGGGAAGCCGGCCGCCTCCCAGCAGGGCGAGAACGAGGAGGAGTTGGTGACGGCGGGGGAGTGA
- the npdG gene encoding NADPH-dependent F420 reductase, whose protein sequence is MTSTDSAQQPSGAPAKAPAKDPWDLPDVSGLVVGVLGGTGPQGKGLAYRLARAGQKVIIGSRAADRAQAAAEELGHGVEGADNAETAQRSDIVIVAVPWDGHGKTLESLREQLAGKLVVDCVNPLGFDKQGAYALKPEEGSAAQQAAVLLPDSRVTAAFHHLSAVLLQDPEIAEIDTDVMVLGEERADVEIVQALAGRIPGMRGVFAGRLRNAHQVESLVANLISVNRRYKAHAGLRVTDV, encoded by the coding sequence ATGACCTCTACCGACAGTGCACAGCAGCCCTCGGGAGCGCCGGCGAAGGCCCCCGCCAAGGATCCCTGGGACCTTCCGGACGTCTCCGGGCTCGTCGTCGGCGTGCTCGGCGGCACCGGGCCGCAGGGCAAGGGCCTCGCCTACCGGCTCGCCCGGGCCGGACAGAAGGTGATCATCGGCTCGCGGGCCGCCGACCGCGCGCAGGCCGCCGCCGAGGAACTCGGTCACGGTGTCGAGGGCGCCGACAACGCCGAGACCGCGCAGCGCAGCGACATCGTGATCGTCGCCGTGCCCTGGGACGGTCACGGCAAGACGCTCGAGTCGCTGCGCGAGCAGCTGGCGGGCAAGCTCGTCGTCGACTGCGTCAACCCGCTCGGCTTCGACAAGCAGGGCGCCTACGCGTTGAAGCCGGAGGAGGGCAGCGCCGCCCAGCAGGCCGCCGTCCTGCTGCCGGACTCGCGGGTGACGGCCGCCTTCCACCACCTGTCGGCGGTGCTGCTCCAGGACCCGGAGATCGCCGAGATCGACACCGACGTGATGGTCCTCGGCGAGGAGCGGGCCGACGTCGAGATCGTCCAGGCGCTGGCCGGCCGTATCCCCGGCATGCGCGGTGTCTTCGCCGGCCGGCTGCGCAACGCCCACCAGGTGGAGTCGCTGGTCGCCAACCTGATCTCGGTGAACCGCCGGTACAAGGCGCACGCGGGACTGCGCGTCACGGACGTGTGA
- a CDS encoding ATP-binding cassette domain-containing protein: MTRIDKNANGVAVTVRGLVKHYGETKALDGVDLDVREGTVMGVLGPNGAGKTTLVRILSTLLAPDAGQATVAGYDVVRQPRQLRRVIGLTGQYASVDEKLPGWENLYMIGRLLDLPRKEARARADELLERFSLTEAAKRPTSTYSGGMRRRLDLAASMIGRPAVLYLDEPTTGLDPRTRNEVWQEVKRMVGEGVTVLLTTQYMEEAEQLASELTVVDRGKVIASGGIEELKAKVGGRTLRVRPADPLQLRPLAAALDSLGITGLASTTVDAERGALLVPVLSDEQLTAIVGAITARGITLASITTELPSLDEVFLSLTGHRASAPQDTTPTLDREEVAV, encoded by the coding sequence ATGACGCGAATCGACAAGAACGCCAATGGCGTGGCCGTCACCGTGCGGGGACTGGTCAAGCACTACGGCGAGACCAAGGCGCTGGACGGCGTCGACCTGGACGTCCGTGAGGGCACCGTGATGGGTGTGCTGGGCCCGAACGGGGCCGGCAAGACCACACTGGTGCGCATACTCTCCACCCTCCTCGCCCCGGACGCTGGGCAGGCCACCGTGGCCGGCTACGACGTCGTACGGCAGCCCCGGCAGCTGCGCCGGGTGATCGGGCTGACCGGACAGTACGCCTCCGTGGACGAGAAGCTCCCGGGCTGGGAGAACCTCTACATGATCGGCCGGCTGCTCGACCTGCCCCGCAAGGAGGCCCGCGCCCGCGCCGACGAACTGCTGGAGCGCTTCTCGCTCACCGAGGCAGCCAAGCGCCCGACATCGACGTACTCGGGCGGGATGCGGCGGCGGCTCGACCTGGCCGCCTCCATGATCGGGCGGCCCGCCGTCCTCTATCTGGACGAGCCGACCACCGGCCTCGACCCGCGCACCCGCAACGAGGTGTGGCAGGAGGTCAAGCGCATGGTCGGGGAGGGCGTGACCGTGCTGCTCACCACCCAGTACATGGAGGAGGCCGAGCAGCTCGCCTCCGAGTTGACCGTCGTCGACCGCGGCAAGGTCATCGCGAGCGGCGGCATCGAGGAACTGAAGGCGAAGGTCGGCGGCCGCACCCTGCGCGTCCGACCCGCCGACCCGCTCCAGCTGCGCCCGCTCGCCGCCGCCCTCGACAGCCTCGGCATCACCGGGCTCGCCTCCACGACCGTGGACGCCGAACGCGGTGCCCTCCTGGTGCCGGTCCTCAGCGACGAACAGCTGACCGCCATCGTCGGCGCGATCACCGCGCGAGGCATCACGCTCGCCTCCATCACCACCGAACTGCCCAGCCTGGACGAGGTGTTCCTGTCCCTCACCGGCCACCGCGCCTCCGCCCCGCAGGACACCACGCCCACCCTCGACCGCGAGGAGGTCGCCGTATGA
- the panB gene encoding 3-methyl-2-oxobutanoate hydroxymethyltransferase produces MTQLSAAHTKPSDGSKALYGGKGTRRITVRDIATAKERGEKWPMLTAYDAMTASVFDEAGIPVLLVGDSAGNCHLGYETTVPVTLDEMTMLSAAVVRGTSRAMIVGDLPFGSYQEGPVQALRSATRLVKDAGVGAVKLEGGERSHRQIELLVESGIPVMAHIGLTPQSVNAMGYRVQGRGEEAAQQLLRDAKAVQDAGAFAVVLELVPAELAAEVTRVLHIPTVGIGAGPETDAQVLVWTDMLGLTPGRVPKFVKQYADLREVMGGAVKAFAEDVVGGTFPLEEHSVH; encoded by the coding sequence ATGACGCAGCTTTCGGCTGCCCACACCAAGCCCTCCGACGGCAGCAAGGCGCTGTACGGGGGGAAGGGCACACGCCGCATCACTGTTCGCGACATCGCCACCGCCAAGGAGCGCGGCGAGAAGTGGCCCATGCTCACCGCGTACGACGCGATGACCGCCTCCGTCTTCGACGAGGCCGGGATCCCTGTGCTCCTGGTCGGGGACTCGGCGGGCAACTGTCACCTCGGGTACGAGACGACCGTGCCCGTCACCCTCGACGAGATGACCATGCTCTCCGCCGCGGTCGTACGCGGCACCAGCCGGGCCATGATCGTCGGCGACCTGCCCTTCGGTTCGTACCAGGAGGGTCCGGTGCAGGCGCTGCGCTCGGCGACCCGTCTGGTGAAGGACGCCGGGGTCGGCGCGGTCAAGCTGGAGGGCGGCGAGCGCTCGCACCGGCAGATCGAGCTCCTGGTGGAGTCCGGCATCCCGGTGATGGCGCACATCGGCCTGACCCCGCAGTCCGTGAACGCGATGGGCTACCGCGTGCAGGGCCGTGGCGAGGAGGCGGCGCAGCAGCTGCTGCGGGACGCGAAGGCCGTGCAGGACGCGGGCGCGTTCGCGGTCGTGCTGGAGCTGGTTCCGGCCGAGCTGGCCGCCGAGGTGACGCGCGTGCTGCACATTCCGACGGTCGGCATCGGCGCGGGCCCCGAGACGGACGCGCAGGTCCTGGTGTGGACCGACATGCTCGGACTCACCCCCGGGCGGGTGCCGAAGTTCGTCAAGCAGTACGCCGACCTGCGCGAGGTGATGGGCGGCGCGGTGAAGGCGTTCGCGGAGGACGTCGTCGGCGGAACGTTCCCGCTGGAGGAGCACTCCGTCCACTGA